A genomic window from Silene latifolia isolate original U9 population chromosome 11, ASM4854445v1, whole genome shotgun sequence includes:
- the LOC141610970 gene encoding putative disease resistance protein RGA4 isoform X1, whose product MDPATTLALIQTILTAIQLLAQLYSMISFSHCKSKLEDLQKTVETVGAILEDAGARQDSLNTQEKHYIQELKDAVYDADDVLDEFLTLAKRQQLREHSDKFSDKVKSFISRFEHLTHKLSTKVETVNDKLKTIATNTNNFNLKIEYKPMKFTKEETSSCLSDVIIGREEDAEKIVGVLLGSHTSSLLSIMGMGGLGKTALAQLVFNDRRITEAFQLKRWTCIADQDQQQLDLKGHLAKVVKGFSVTDKMSLEDIHHVVKQELEGQKYLLVLDDVWTENYDQWQKFKGFLNVGGRGSWIIVTTRSKTTAQMIGTDRVHVLQGLTEPESWHLFERMAFQGEERDEELVKLGKEIVKKCTTVPLAIRVVGSLLRGQSLSKWLSFHDKGLDCLSESNDAMMTRILKLSYDQLNPSLRTCFAYCAIFPKDWEISKEMLIQLWMAQGYINSENLGEEYFLILLQRCFFQDIYEDEFGEIKSFKIHDLLHDIAEKVAGEEIFRFSFDTSSVGKRVRHLSLMRNSYAEHTFNNSQIRTCLFIRGFDTSSRVDQLLASKSIRKWTCLRSLDLSYNRDLEVLPRSITKLVNLQTLNLHSCRNLKQLPDDVSKLVDLSTLDIGGCDARSHMPMPAGIGMLTNLHTLCQFVVGGRIRSASKLCFNGLVDLKHLNKLKGDLQIEIAVFKNAKFVKEEHGGGGYLRSKEHLQKIVISFRRGEEYGSKESEQALLEEMQPHRDVKALGLNGYHGDRIPRWPGRGDNSTLFDFPNLVALRIVDCRELLYLPWQIGKLPHLKTLHISGLRNMEYVANSETLVSDEGSFFFPCLNMLEIYNLPKLKGWWRRSKSGSHVVNSNDSRSSREAQVEWESSPCFPLLKIFSIRNCRNMMFVSLCPQLEELTICDSRRDMRCAPRPLSYPKLKRLEINNLEWLKSMPSEYTQFLSEIEIRDDERMERLGEVNEFPTSLLSSVRTLRINLCPELVSIRGWLEHLSALEKLSIINCPKVELGGMSWHNLAASLQSLELCGLEEMEELPEGLQYCTSLRDLYIYKCPKLKSMPKWMPKLTSLQTLRLSHCSESLMKRCQKTNGEDWPLIHHISRLDIWG is encoded by the coding sequence ATGGATCCTGCAACAACTTTAGCTCTAATTCAAACTATACTTACTGCTATCCAACTGTTGGCTCAGTTGTACTCAATGATCTCCTTTTCTCATTGCAAATCCAAACTTGAAGACCTCCAAAAAACCGTTGAAACCGTCGGAGCTATTCTTGAAGATGCTGGTGCCAGGCAGGACTCTCTTAACACCCAGGAGAAGCATTACATTCAAGAGCTCAAAGATGCTGTTTACGACGCCGACGATGTGTTAGATGAGTTCCTAACCCTTGCCAAGCGACAGCAACTCAGGGAACATAGTGATAAATTCTCTGACAAGGTAAAATCCTTTATTTCACGATTTGAGCATCTTACACACAAACTCTCTACTAAAGTCGAAACGGTTAATGACAAGTTGAAAACCATTGCCACCAACACTAATAACTTTAATCTTAAGATTGAGTATAAACCTATGAAATTTACAAAGGAGGAGACTTCTTCTTGTTTGTCTGATGTAATCATCGGGAGGGAAGAAGATGCGGAGAAGATTGTAGGTGTGTTGTTGGGTTCTCATACTTCTTCTTTGCTTTCCATTATGGGTATGGGAGGtttgggaaaaaccgctcttgccCAACTTGTGTTTAACGATCGTAGGATCACTGAGGCATTCCAACTAAAGAGATGGACTTGCATTGCTGATCAGGATCAACAACAGTTGGACTTGAAAGGGCATTTAGCGAAGGTAGTGAAAGGATTCTCTGTTACTGATAAAATGTCTTTGGAGGACATACATCATGTAGTTAAGCAGGAACTTGAAGGGCAAAAATACTTGCTCGTGTTAGATGATGTGTGGACTGAAAATTATGATCAATGGCAGAAGTTCAAAGGGTTTTTGAACGTAGGGGGAAGAGGGAGTTGGATAATTGTAACTACTCGCTCGAAAACGACGGCCCAAATGATTGGAACTGATCGAGTGCATGTGTTGCAAGGTTTAACAGAACCAGAGTCATGGCATTTGTTCGAAAGGATGGCGTTTCAAGGAGAAGAAAGAGATGAAGAATTGGTTAAACTTGGCAAAGAGATTGTAAAAAAGTGTACCACTGTCCCGCTTGCTATTAGAGTAGTAGGAAGTCTTCTGCGTGGTCAATCCTTGTCGAAGTGGTTATCATTTCACGACAAAGGCTTAGACTGTCTTAGTGAGAGTAATGATGCCATGATGACCCGCATATTGAAGTTAAGTTACGATCAACTTAACCCTTCCTTGAGGACTTGTTTTGCGTACTGTGCTATCTTTCCCAAGGATTGGGAGATTAGTAAGGAAATGTTGATTCAGCTTTGGATGGCACAAGGCTACATTAACTCGGAGAATTTGGGCGAAGAATACTTTCTTATATTGCTTCAGAGGTGTTTTTTCCAAGATATATACGAGGATGAATTTGGGGAGATTAAGTCGTTTAAGATTCATGATCTCTTGCATGATATTGCTGAAAAAGTAGCGGGCGAAGAGATTTTCAGGTTCAGTTTTGATACTTCTAGTGTGGGTAAAAGAGTTCGCCATCTCTCTCTTATGCGTAACTCTTACGCAGAacataccttcaacaattctcaGATTCGTACGTGCCTTTTTATTAGGGGTTTTGATACTTCTAGTAGAGTGGACCAACTACTAGCAAGTAAATCAATACGGAAATGGACATGCTTAAGGTCTTTAGACCTCTCATACAATAGGGATCTGGAAGTTCTTCCCAGGTCAATAACAAAGCTAGTAAATCTCCAAACTTTGAATTTACATTCTTGTAGGAATTTAAAACAACTGCCGGATGATGTGAGCAAGCTAGTTGATCTAAGCACCTTAGATATAGGTGGCTGTGATGCACGGAGTCATATGCCAATGCCGGCAGGCATAGGTATGTTGACCAATCTCCACACTCTATGCCAATTTGTGGTGGGTGGGCGAATAAGATCAGCTTCAAAGCTATGTTTTAATGGGTTGGTAGACCTAAAGCACCTGAACAAATTGAAAGGGGATTTGCAGATTGAAATAGCAGTATTTAAAAATGCAAAATTTGTGAAGGAAGAACATGGTGGTGGAGGCTATTTAAGGAGTAAGGAACACCTACAGAAGATTGTTATTAGCTTTAGACGCGGGGAGGAGTATGGAAGCAAGGAGTCTGAGCAAGCATTGCTGGAAGAGATGCAGCCTCATCGTGATGTCAAGGCATTGGGGTTGAATGGGTATCATGGTGACAGAATACCGAGATGGCCAGGGAGGGGGGATAACTCGACGTTGTTCGATTTCCCTAATCTTGTCGCTTTGCGGATCGTAGATTGCAGGGAGCTTCTCTATCTGCCTTGGCAAATTGGGAAACTGCCCCACCTTAAGACGCTACATATTTCAGGATTGCGGAATATGGAATATGTGGCGAACTCAGAAACACTTGTCTCGGATGAAGGATCATTCTTCTTTCCCTGCCTCAATATGCTTGAGATTTATAATTTGCCCAAGTTAAAAGGGTGGTGGCGGAGATCAAAATCAGGGTCGCACGTGGTCAACTCTAATGACAGTAGGAGCAGCCGAGAAGCACAGGTAGAGTGGGAATCATCTCCCTGTTTTCCTCTACTAAAGATTTTCAGTATAAGAAATTGTAGAAATATGATGTTTGTCTCTTTATGTCCGCAACTCGAAGAGCTCACAATATGTGATTCCAGAAGAGATATGAGGTGCGCACCTCGTCCCTTGTCATATCCCAAATTGAAGAGACTGGAAATCAACAACTTGGAGTGGCTGAAATCAATGCCAAGCGAGTACACTCAGTTTCTTTCAGAGATAGAAATACGGGATGATGAGAGAATGGAGAGGTTGGGAGAGGTAAATGAGTTTCCGACCTCTTTATTGTCTTCCGTGCGAACCCTACGCATCAACCTTTGCCCGGAACTTGTTAGCATAAGAGGATGGTTGGAGCATCTTTCTGCATTAGAGAAATTGAGTATAATAAACTGTCCAAAAGTGGAGTTGGGTGGGATGTCATGGCATAACCTTGCTGCTTCCCTTCAGTCCTTGGAATTGTGTGGATTGGAAGAGATGGAGGAATTGCCAGAGGGGTTACAGTACTGCACTTCCCTCCGTGATCTTTACATTTATAAGTGTCCCAAACTGAAATCCATGCCAAAATGGATGCCCAAACTCACCTCTCTGCAAACACTCAGGCTTTCGCATTGTTCTGAGAGTCTCATGAAAAGATGCCAAAAAACGAATGGGGAGGACTGGCCCCTCATCCACCACATCTCACGTCTTGACATCTGGGGGTAG
- the LOC141610970 gene encoding putative disease resistance protein RGA4 isoform X2 → MKFTKEETSSCLSDVIIGREEDAEKIVGVLLGSHTSSLLSIMGMGGLGKTALAQLVFNDRRITEAFQLKRWTCIADQDQQQLDLKGHLAKVVKGFSVTDKMSLEDIHHVVKQELEGQKYLLVLDDVWTENYDQWQKFKGFLNVGGRGSWIIVTTRSKTTAQMIGTDRVHVLQGLTEPESWHLFERMAFQGEERDEELVKLGKEIVKKCTTVPLAIRVVGSLLRGQSLSKWLSFHDKGLDCLSESNDAMMTRILKLSYDQLNPSLRTCFAYCAIFPKDWEISKEMLIQLWMAQGYINSENLGEEYFLILLQRCFFQDIYEDEFGEIKSFKIHDLLHDIAEKVAGEEIFRFSFDTSSVGKRVRHLSLMRNSYAEHTFNNSQIRTCLFIRGFDTSSRVDQLLASKSIRKWTCLRSLDLSYNRDLEVLPRSITKLVNLQTLNLHSCRNLKQLPDDVSKLVDLSTLDIGGCDARSHMPMPAGIGMLTNLHTLCQFVVGGRIRSASKLCFNGLVDLKHLNKLKGDLQIEIAVFKNAKFVKEEHGGGGYLRSKEHLQKIVISFRRGEEYGSKESEQALLEEMQPHRDVKALGLNGYHGDRIPRWPGRGDNSTLFDFPNLVALRIVDCRELLYLPWQIGKLPHLKTLHISGLRNMEYVANSETLVSDEGSFFFPCLNMLEIYNLPKLKGWWRRSKSGSHVVNSNDSRSSREAQVEWESSPCFPLLKIFSIRNCRNMMFVSLCPQLEELTICDSRRDMRCAPRPLSYPKLKRLEINNLEWLKSMPSEYTQFLSEIEIRDDERMERLGEVNEFPTSLLSSVRTLRINLCPELVSIRGWLEHLSALEKLSIINCPKVELGGMSWHNLAASLQSLELCGLEEMEELPEGLQYCTSLRDLYIYKCPKLKSMPKWMPKLTSLQTLRLSHCSESLMKRCQKTNGEDWPLIHHISRLDIWG, encoded by the coding sequence ATGAAATTTACAAAGGAGGAGACTTCTTCTTGTTTGTCTGATGTAATCATCGGGAGGGAAGAAGATGCGGAGAAGATTGTAGGTGTGTTGTTGGGTTCTCATACTTCTTCTTTGCTTTCCATTATGGGTATGGGAGGtttgggaaaaaccgctcttgccCAACTTGTGTTTAACGATCGTAGGATCACTGAGGCATTCCAACTAAAGAGATGGACTTGCATTGCTGATCAGGATCAACAACAGTTGGACTTGAAAGGGCATTTAGCGAAGGTAGTGAAAGGATTCTCTGTTACTGATAAAATGTCTTTGGAGGACATACATCATGTAGTTAAGCAGGAACTTGAAGGGCAAAAATACTTGCTCGTGTTAGATGATGTGTGGACTGAAAATTATGATCAATGGCAGAAGTTCAAAGGGTTTTTGAACGTAGGGGGAAGAGGGAGTTGGATAATTGTAACTACTCGCTCGAAAACGACGGCCCAAATGATTGGAACTGATCGAGTGCATGTGTTGCAAGGTTTAACAGAACCAGAGTCATGGCATTTGTTCGAAAGGATGGCGTTTCAAGGAGAAGAAAGAGATGAAGAATTGGTTAAACTTGGCAAAGAGATTGTAAAAAAGTGTACCACTGTCCCGCTTGCTATTAGAGTAGTAGGAAGTCTTCTGCGTGGTCAATCCTTGTCGAAGTGGTTATCATTTCACGACAAAGGCTTAGACTGTCTTAGTGAGAGTAATGATGCCATGATGACCCGCATATTGAAGTTAAGTTACGATCAACTTAACCCTTCCTTGAGGACTTGTTTTGCGTACTGTGCTATCTTTCCCAAGGATTGGGAGATTAGTAAGGAAATGTTGATTCAGCTTTGGATGGCACAAGGCTACATTAACTCGGAGAATTTGGGCGAAGAATACTTTCTTATATTGCTTCAGAGGTGTTTTTTCCAAGATATATACGAGGATGAATTTGGGGAGATTAAGTCGTTTAAGATTCATGATCTCTTGCATGATATTGCTGAAAAAGTAGCGGGCGAAGAGATTTTCAGGTTCAGTTTTGATACTTCTAGTGTGGGTAAAAGAGTTCGCCATCTCTCTCTTATGCGTAACTCTTACGCAGAacataccttcaacaattctcaGATTCGTACGTGCCTTTTTATTAGGGGTTTTGATACTTCTAGTAGAGTGGACCAACTACTAGCAAGTAAATCAATACGGAAATGGACATGCTTAAGGTCTTTAGACCTCTCATACAATAGGGATCTGGAAGTTCTTCCCAGGTCAATAACAAAGCTAGTAAATCTCCAAACTTTGAATTTACATTCTTGTAGGAATTTAAAACAACTGCCGGATGATGTGAGCAAGCTAGTTGATCTAAGCACCTTAGATATAGGTGGCTGTGATGCACGGAGTCATATGCCAATGCCGGCAGGCATAGGTATGTTGACCAATCTCCACACTCTATGCCAATTTGTGGTGGGTGGGCGAATAAGATCAGCTTCAAAGCTATGTTTTAATGGGTTGGTAGACCTAAAGCACCTGAACAAATTGAAAGGGGATTTGCAGATTGAAATAGCAGTATTTAAAAATGCAAAATTTGTGAAGGAAGAACATGGTGGTGGAGGCTATTTAAGGAGTAAGGAACACCTACAGAAGATTGTTATTAGCTTTAGACGCGGGGAGGAGTATGGAAGCAAGGAGTCTGAGCAAGCATTGCTGGAAGAGATGCAGCCTCATCGTGATGTCAAGGCATTGGGGTTGAATGGGTATCATGGTGACAGAATACCGAGATGGCCAGGGAGGGGGGATAACTCGACGTTGTTCGATTTCCCTAATCTTGTCGCTTTGCGGATCGTAGATTGCAGGGAGCTTCTCTATCTGCCTTGGCAAATTGGGAAACTGCCCCACCTTAAGACGCTACATATTTCAGGATTGCGGAATATGGAATATGTGGCGAACTCAGAAACACTTGTCTCGGATGAAGGATCATTCTTCTTTCCCTGCCTCAATATGCTTGAGATTTATAATTTGCCCAAGTTAAAAGGGTGGTGGCGGAGATCAAAATCAGGGTCGCACGTGGTCAACTCTAATGACAGTAGGAGCAGCCGAGAAGCACAGGTAGAGTGGGAATCATCTCCCTGTTTTCCTCTACTAAAGATTTTCAGTATAAGAAATTGTAGAAATATGATGTTTGTCTCTTTATGTCCGCAACTCGAAGAGCTCACAATATGTGATTCCAGAAGAGATATGAGGTGCGCACCTCGTCCCTTGTCATATCCCAAATTGAAGAGACTGGAAATCAACAACTTGGAGTGGCTGAAATCAATGCCAAGCGAGTACACTCAGTTTCTTTCAGAGATAGAAATACGGGATGATGAGAGAATGGAGAGGTTGGGAGAGGTAAATGAGTTTCCGACCTCTTTATTGTCTTCCGTGCGAACCCTACGCATCAACCTTTGCCCGGAACTTGTTAGCATAAGAGGATGGTTGGAGCATCTTTCTGCATTAGAGAAATTGAGTATAATAAACTGTCCAAAAGTGGAGTTGGGTGGGATGTCATGGCATAACCTTGCTGCTTCCCTTCAGTCCTTGGAATTGTGTGGATTGGAAGAGATGGAGGAATTGCCAGAGGGGTTACAGTACTGCACTTCCCTCCGTGATCTTTACATTTATAAGTGTCCCAAACTGAAATCCATGCCAAAATGGATGCCCAAACTCACCTCTCTGCAAACACTCAGGCTTTCGCATTGTTCTGAGAGTCTCATGAAAAGATGCCAAAAAACGAATGGGGAGGACTGGCCCCTCATCCACCACATCTCACGTCTTGACATCTGGGGGTAG